One region of Micromonospora ureilytica genomic DNA includes:
- a CDS encoding DUF6297 family protein produces the protein MTAAPATIADTPAGVPTARQVRTHLRKARSRHHDHSLGDVLGDAYVMVLFVGMYGWFAISASRDLLDSPTVGRAEPGVRWWLAVAALLAGAGLAWRGLRALGPLLVTPATQSWATSAPIDRRAWLAPRFVLLMLGAAAGTAALGVAVAALGGVTDLSALGWAAAAGAGWGAAALALSVVAQSSRSGRRWPTVVGAVPMVAAAVITALVVLVGRLGDGLSRPGTTPTVALFAAAVPLAGVGMILAVRALPRVDRATLTTGAQFANAAATATILLDPSLLAGLVESRRWRRIGRVRSRRFRPGPGWWALLQADVRRLRRHPSAVLIWAALIGVQYAAALALPGLAGAAQVVFAYLAANRLTGGLRSVSRSPGLRRALGGSDNLLRGIHVVVPAVGAGVWWLLTLPTVDPGPAWLAPTLALGVVAAAFRAGTRPPIDYGGATVNTPFGMIPVDLMRQGSRGPALLAVLVLVQLFLG, from the coding sequence GTGACCGCCGCGCCGGCCACTATCGCCGACACGCCGGCCGGGGTGCCGACCGCCCGTCAGGTGCGGACGCACCTGCGCAAGGCCCGCAGCCGGCACCACGACCATTCGCTCGGCGACGTGCTCGGCGACGCGTACGTCATGGTCCTGTTCGTGGGCATGTACGGCTGGTTCGCGATCAGCGCCAGCCGCGACCTGCTGGACTCCCCCACCGTGGGGCGGGCCGAGCCGGGCGTGCGGTGGTGGCTGGCGGTGGCCGCGCTGCTGGCCGGCGCGGGGCTCGCCTGGCGTGGTCTGCGCGCGCTGGGCCCGCTGCTGGTCACCCCGGCGACGCAGAGCTGGGCGACCAGCGCTCCGATCGACCGGCGGGCCTGGTTGGCGCCGCGTTTCGTCCTGTTGATGCTGGGCGCGGCGGCCGGCACCGCAGCGCTCGGAGTGGCCGTGGCGGCGCTCGGCGGGGTCACCGACCTGTCCGCCCTGGGCTGGGCGGCGGCGGCCGGCGCGGGGTGGGGCGCCGCCGCGCTGGCGCTCAGCGTCGTCGCCCAGAGCAGCCGATCGGGGCGACGCTGGCCGACAGTGGTCGGGGCGGTGCCGATGGTGGCGGCGGCCGTCATCACCGCCCTGGTGGTGCTCGTCGGTCGCCTCGGCGACGGGCTGTCCCGGCCGGGGACGACGCCGACCGTCGCGTTGTTCGCCGCTGCGGTGCCCCTCGCGGGCGTGGGCATGATCCTCGCGGTACGCGCGCTGCCCCGGGTCGACCGGGCCACCCTGACCACCGGCGCGCAGTTCGCCAACGCCGCCGCCACGGCCACCATCCTGCTGGATCCGAGCCTGCTCGCCGGCCTCGTGGAGAGCCGCCGCTGGCGCCGGATCGGCCGGGTTCGCAGCCGCCGGTTCCGGCCCGGCCCCGGCTGGTGGGCGCTGCTCCAGGCCGACGTACGCCGGCTGCGCCGCCACCCGAGCGCCGTGCTGATCTGGGCGGCGCTGATCGGGGTGCAGTACGCTGCCGCGCTCGCCCTGCCCGGGTTGGCCGGGGCCGCGCAGGTGGTGTTCGCGTACCTCGCCGCCAACCGGCTGACCGGCGGTCTGCGGTCGGTCAGCCGCTCACCCGGGCTACGCCGGGCGCTCGGCGGCAGCGACAACCTGCTGCGCGGGATCCACGTGGTGGTGCCGGCCGTCGGCGCGGGCGTGTGGTGGTTGCTGACCCTGCCGACCGTCGACCCGGGGCCGGCCTGGCTGGCGCCGACGCTGGCGCTGGGGGTGGTGGCCGCCGCGTTCCGGGCCGGCACCCGCCCGCCGATCGACTACGGCGGCGCGACTGTCAACACACCGTTCGGCATGATCCCGGTCGACCTGATGCGGCAGGGGTCACGAGGGCCGGCGCTGCTCGCCGTGCTGGTCCTCGTCCAGCTGTTCCTGGGCTGA
- a CDS encoding DUF5919 domain-containing protein: protein MPGWAGRGRRQRRAFVVGGALFAVAVVMLLAAWRSSGFLSDLLLNLGASVVLAAISYVIFDPMFEEARKARVQEHLSFDQQAFVTRLHRSGRRVRILDTWTILLEQRHREETLSAVRAALANGAQVQLLLLDPDCTAAQQRSEELERQRVDVPRQIRTNLRHLAAFADALDSRLRHRLQVRLYDASPSIQLYQWDGRALISFFPIGKLSFNVPQLEVDMDSPWGGFVHARFEELWEHEQATLDLERYWSVTVTLRHDESDVVEVRVPYVTVDGQHYVDCRGFRVTGPLTVRAVLPPRAPGAAPGVFALAEPADGDRTPAAVVKRHFDQKYGPGDGERDVRRLVPPPGDTRTPAPRPATADDTHAR, encoded by the coding sequence ATGCCCGGGTGGGCTGGTCGGGGCAGGCGGCAGCGACGCGCCTTCGTCGTCGGTGGGGCACTCTTCGCGGTCGCCGTCGTCATGCTGCTGGCCGCCTGGCGCAGCAGCGGCTTCCTCAGCGATCTACTGCTCAACCTCGGAGCCAGCGTGGTCCTCGCGGCCATCTCGTACGTCATCTTCGACCCGATGTTCGAGGAGGCCCGCAAGGCGCGGGTGCAGGAGCACCTCAGCTTCGACCAGCAGGCGTTCGTGACGCGGCTGCACCGCTCCGGTCGCCGGGTGCGCATCCTCGACACCTGGACGATCCTGCTGGAGCAACGGCACCGCGAGGAGACCCTGAGCGCGGTGCGAGCGGCGCTCGCCAACGGCGCCCAGGTGCAGTTGCTCCTCCTCGACCCCGACTGCACCGCCGCCCAGCAACGCTCCGAGGAGCTGGAACGGCAACGGGTGGACGTGCCCCGACAGATCCGCACCAACCTGCGCCACCTGGCCGCGTTCGCCGACGCGCTCGACTCGCGGCTGCGGCACCGCCTACAGGTCCGGCTCTACGACGCGTCCCCGTCGATCCAGCTCTACCAGTGGGACGGGCGGGCGCTGATCTCGTTCTTCCCGATCGGGAAGTTGTCGTTCAACGTGCCGCAACTCGAGGTGGACATGGACAGCCCGTGGGGCGGGTTCGTGCACGCCCGATTCGAGGAGCTGTGGGAGCACGAGCAGGCCACCCTCGACCTGGAGCGGTACTGGTCAGTCACGGTCACGCTGCGCCACGACGAGTCGGACGTGGTCGAGGTGCGCGTGCCGTACGTGACGGTGGACGGGCAGCACTACGTCGACTGCCGGGGGTTCCGGGTCACCGGGCCGCTGACGGTGCGCGCCGTGCTGCCGCCCCGCGCGCCCGGGGCGGCCCCTGGCGTGTTCGCGCTGGCCGAGCCCGCCGACGGGGACCGCACCCCGGCCGCCGTCGTGAAGCGGCACTTCGACCAGAAGTACGGGCCCGGCGACGGCGAGCGCGACGTCCGCCGGCTGGTGCCGCCGCCGGGCGACACCCGTACCCCGGCGCCCCGCCCCGCGACGGCCGACGACACGCACGCACGGTGA
- the rnhA gene encoding ribonuclease HI, with translation MVDAAAGRGVQIWTDGACSGNPGPGGWGALLRYGDHERELCGGEATPTTNNRMELMAAIQALESLNRPVTVELHTDSTYVRNGITSWLASWKRNGWRTAAKQPVKNADLWQRLEAACERHEVTWLWVKGHNGHPENERADGLANKGMTEARGALTSR, from the coding sequence ATGGTGGACGCGGCGGCCGGCAGGGGCGTGCAGATCTGGACCGACGGGGCGTGCAGTGGCAACCCCGGGCCGGGTGGTTGGGGTGCGCTGCTGCGCTACGGCGATCACGAGCGCGAGTTGTGCGGCGGTGAGGCCACACCCACCACCAACAACCGGATGGAGCTGATGGCGGCCATCCAGGCGTTGGAGAGCCTGAACCGGCCGGTCACCGTGGAGCTGCACACCGACAGCACGTACGTGCGCAACGGCATCACCAGTTGGCTGGCGTCGTGGAAGCGCAACGGTTGGCGGACCGCCGCGAAGCAGCCGGTGAAGAACGCCGACCTGTGGCAGCGGCTGGAGGCGGCCTGCGAGCGGCACGAGGTCACCTGGCTGTGGGTCAAGGGGCACAACGGGCACCCGGAGAACGAGCGGGCCGACGGGCTCGCCAACAAAGGCATGACCGAGGCTCGGGGCGCGCTGACCAGCCGCTGA
- the pdxR gene encoding MocR-like pyridoxine biosynthesis transcription factor PdxR, with translation MGRAKATASERSISAGSDFLHLTVSDAAPGGRADWLTDRLRQAIAEGRVPVGDRLPPTRVLAADLGVSRGVVTEAYQRLTEEGRVAGRGRAGTVVVAAPATPTSAPAAAPAPVTTFPPTPGTDIFDAVRAAHATIDLTPGVPDLAAFPRADWLRAERTVLRHLAAADLGYGDPVGTPALRQAVAAWLARNRGISVDPADVIIVAGVSQALGLLAQALTAAGVDRIAVEDPGSLGVRQHLNNWRMDTPPITVDDAGLRVDELAASGTPAVMLTPAHQFPTGVVLDGDRRRQLVAWARAGGLIIEDDYDAEHRYDRPPVPALRGLLPEQVCYAGSVSKLLAPALRVGWLLVPPRLREAVVAAKRNADLGNAVLPQLVLAELMTSGAFERHLRLLRRRHIRRRDAMIAALARALPSATVHGAAAGLHLMITLDDAVVDTELAAATLARGVKVQPLSWHCQRPYRPGLVLGYAARTPTEIEDGVAAVAAALGDR, from the coding sequence ATGGGCAGAGCCAAAGCGACGGCGTCCGAGAGGTCCATATCGGCCGGGTCAGACTTCCTGCACCTGACCGTCAGCGACGCGGCGCCGGGCGGGCGCGCCGACTGGCTGACCGACAGGCTGCGGCAGGCCATCGCCGAGGGCCGGGTGCCGGTCGGTGACCGGTTGCCCCCCACCCGGGTGCTCGCCGCCGACCTCGGCGTCTCCCGGGGCGTGGTCACCGAGGCGTACCAGCGCCTCACCGAGGAGGGGCGTGTCGCCGGTCGGGGCCGGGCCGGCACTGTGGTCGTCGCCGCGCCGGCCACGCCCACATCCGCCCCGGCCGCCGCGCCGGCACCGGTCACGACCTTCCCACCGACACCGGGCACCGACATCTTCGACGCGGTACGCGCGGCGCACGCGACAATCGACCTGACGCCCGGCGTACCCGATCTGGCCGCCTTCCCGCGCGCGGACTGGCTGCGCGCCGAACGGACCGTGCTGCGCCACCTCGCCGCGGCCGACCTCGGCTACGGCGACCCGGTTGGCACGCCCGCGCTGCGGCAGGCCGTCGCCGCCTGGCTGGCCCGCAATCGCGGCATCAGCGTCGACCCCGCCGACGTGATCATCGTGGCCGGCGTCTCCCAGGCGCTCGGGCTGCTCGCCCAGGCGCTCACCGCTGCCGGCGTCGACCGCATCGCGGTCGAGGACCCGGGCTCGCTCGGGGTACGGCAGCACCTGAACAACTGGCGGATGGACACCCCGCCGATCACCGTCGACGACGCCGGGCTGCGGGTCGACGAGCTGGCCGCCAGCGGCACACCGGCCGTGATGCTCACCCCCGCGCACCAGTTCCCGACCGGCGTGGTGCTCGACGGTGACCGTCGCCGCCAACTCGTCGCCTGGGCCCGGGCCGGCGGTCTGATCATCGAGGACGACTACGACGCCGAGCACCGCTACGACCGTCCTCCGGTGCCGGCGCTACGCGGTCTGCTGCCCGAGCAGGTCTGCTACGCCGGCAGCGTCTCCAAACTGCTCGCCCCCGCCCTGCGGGTCGGCTGGCTCCTCGTGCCGCCGCGACTGCGCGAGGCGGTGGTGGCCGCCAAGCGCAACGCCGACCTGGGCAACGCCGTGCTACCGCAACTGGTGCTGGCGGAGTTGATGACCTCCGGCGCCTTCGAGCGGCATCTGCGGCTGCTGCGCCGTCGACACATCCGCCGACGGGACGCCATGATCGCCGCGCTGGCCCGCGCGTTGCCGTCGGCGACGGTGCACGGCGCGGCCGCCGGTCTGCACCTGATGATCACGCTGGACGATGCCGTGGTCGACACCGAGCTGGCCGCGGCGACGCTGGCGCGCGGGGTGAAGGTGCAACCGCTGTCCTGGCACTGCCAGCGTCCCTACCGGCCCGGCCTCGTGCTCGGCTACGCGGCCCGGACGCCCACCGAGATCGAGGACGGCGTCGCCGCTGTCGCCGCCGCGCTCGGCGACCGCTGA
- a CDS encoding ABC transporter ATP-binding protein, giving the protein MIVDALSVRGLSRNFGNLVVLDDVSFSLPAGRIAVVLGPNGSGKTTLLRCVVGADRPDSGEVLVQGRRADETDPQVRALVAAALDDIDFFPDLSVVEHLELVAYAHGGDAEPVEEVLAELGLEPARDQLPVTLSSGQRRRLALASCFVRPRRVLILDEPEQRLDVRGRQWLADRLLRERAAGTAVLLASHDPELIDAVVDERIEIGK; this is encoded by the coding sequence GTGATCGTGGACGCGCTCTCGGTACGGGGACTCAGCCGCAACTTCGGCAACCTGGTCGTGCTCGACGATGTGAGCTTCTCGCTCCCGGCGGGCCGGATCGCGGTGGTGCTGGGGCCCAACGGCAGCGGCAAGACCACCCTGCTGCGCTGTGTCGTCGGCGCCGACCGACCGGACTCGGGCGAGGTGCTGGTGCAGGGCCGACGGGCCGACGAGACCGATCCTCAGGTGCGGGCGCTGGTGGCGGCCGCCCTGGACGACATCGACTTCTTCCCCGACCTGTCCGTGGTCGAGCACCTGGAGCTGGTCGCGTACGCCCACGGGGGTGACGCCGAGCCGGTCGAGGAGGTCCTCGCCGAGCTGGGTCTGGAGCCGGCCCGCGACCAGCTGCCGGTGACGCTGTCCAGCGGGCAGCGTCGCCGACTGGCGCTGGCGTCCTGTTTCGTCCGGCCACGCCGGGTGCTGATCCTGGACGAGCCCGAGCAGCGGCTGGACGTCCGCGGGCGACAGTGGCTCGCCGACCGACTGCTCCGGGAACGGGCGGCGGGTACGGCCGTGCTGCTGGCCTCGCACGACCCGGAGCTGATCGACGCGGTGGTCGACGAGCGCATCGAGATCGGCAAGTGA
- a CDS encoding MBL fold metallo-hydrolase → MRITRFTHSCVRVEHDGGVLVVDPGTWSEPRALVGADAVLVTHEHTDHVDVLRLAGLGVPVYAPEGARLPDLAPLPVTRVRAGQRFTAAGIPVSAHGGRHAAIHQGQPDCPNLGYLIGDELYHPGDALHVPDEPVRTLLVPAQGSWLRLDEAIRFAGAVGAAAAYPIHDAQLNERGLASVAGWFAETIPGYRHLVPGDTA, encoded by the coding sequence GTGCGGATCACCCGATTCACCCACTCGTGCGTGCGGGTCGAGCACGACGGCGGGGTCCTGGTCGTCGACCCGGGAACGTGGAGCGAGCCGCGGGCCCTGGTCGGCGCGGACGCCGTCCTGGTCACCCACGAGCACACCGACCACGTGGACGTGTTGCGGCTCGCCGGTCTCGGCGTCCCCGTGTACGCCCCGGAGGGCGCCCGACTGCCGGATCTCGCCCCGCTGCCGGTGACCCGGGTGCGCGCGGGGCAACGGTTCACGGCCGCCGGCATTCCGGTCAGCGCGCACGGCGGCCGGCACGCCGCGATCCACCAGGGGCAGCCCGACTGCCCGAACCTCGGCTACCTGATCGGCGACGAGCTCTACCACCCGGGTGACGCGCTGCACGTGCCGGACGAGCCGGTGCGCACCCTGCTCGTCCCGGCCCAGGGGTCCTGGCTGCGCCTCGACGAGGCGATCCGGTTCGCCGGCGCCGTGGGCGCGGCGGCGGCGTACCCGATCCACGACGCGCAGCTCAACGAACGCGGCCTGGCCAGCGTCGCCGGCTGGTTCGCCGAGACGATCCCCGGTTACCGTCATCTGGTGCCCGGCGACACCGCCTGA
- a CDS encoding tetratricopeptide repeat protein — protein sequence MTGPGGARGGSRWPALIAIGGVVGSILANVASNLAGNLLSELAASVLGPVTIVLAASGVVGYVVYEVRRRRAGREVGPEPTDVLTTPATGAPTLPYTAEFTGRGEHVDAVVGLLAREHAVAVLGRRAVGTSACAVQAANQCREDFPDGQYYLDLRRRGRPRSARQVLTALARILGTAPPTSGRPDALAAAADALRGQLDGRKILLVLDNVDRPDQVRPLLPPTARTCRLLLAGGPALVGLEGVVAHWIAEPGTSEAVGLFATAGGAAPAARVRRADPRTDPAVRDIVDLCGRQPRTVRALGYRTAQHGWRHSDVLDALRRAVQTPPHQRLAVSPAARLVTERDIAYRALPRQARRLYRLMSLVPAPVDRPTIAALAGRHPELVTALLDRLAAAAFVVGAPGDRYEIRPLLAGSARLHLRDADPARARVAAQARLTRHLARRAERHAANLAVLGSPPDREWSLPLDDDPYGWFDLHQELLLAVVRVPAGAKETLPRRVRRWWFRLAVALCGWLAYAERLDEWEQVCRTVLATPTADDRPEIAGWAHNELGVLRRRRHDPQGAAAALTLAVNERGRRGNAQARMNLGLALLDLGQLDDAVEHLEMSRRHRSGADRAGHALTELGLGAAQLARGEPDTAHHHLVRAANTFRSVGDARGYAAALTNLVLVHAALGEHLDAAQAWRAALREYESVNDPTSRATALLNAGATLLSSTPGQARTAYELLAESRRLREETRPTAGLARTLLYLGDACAALGDRADARRHWADAAAVAEEVADAQGLAAADGRLEDDADSRVT from the coding sequence GTGACCGGGCCGGGTGGCGCGCGCGGTGGCTCCCGTTGGCCGGCGCTCATCGCGATCGGCGGCGTGGTCGGCAGCATCCTCGCCAACGTGGCCAGCAACCTGGCCGGCAATCTCCTCTCCGAGCTGGCGGCGAGCGTGCTCGGGCCGGTGACCATCGTCCTGGCCGCCAGCGGGGTCGTGGGTTACGTGGTGTACGAGGTGCGCCGCCGCCGAGCCGGCCGCGAGGTCGGCCCCGAACCGACGGATGTGCTCACCACACCGGCCACCGGGGCCCCCACCCTGCCCTACACGGCCGAGTTCACCGGTCGCGGCGAGCACGTCGACGCGGTGGTCGGTCTGCTGGCGCGCGAGCACGCAGTGGCGGTGCTGGGCCGACGCGCTGTGGGCACCTCCGCGTGCGCGGTGCAGGCCGCGAACCAGTGCCGGGAGGACTTCCCCGACGGGCAATATTATCTGGACCTGCGGCGGCGGGGCCGACCCCGCTCGGCCCGGCAGGTGCTCACCGCGTTGGCCCGGATCCTGGGCACCGCCCCGCCGACCTCAGGCCGGCCGGACGCGCTCGCCGCCGCCGCCGACGCGCTGCGCGGCCAGCTCGACGGTCGCAAGATCCTGCTGGTGCTGGACAACGTCGACCGTCCCGACCAGGTCCGGCCACTGTTGCCGCCCACCGCGCGTACCTGCCGCCTGCTCCTCGCCGGCGGTCCGGCGCTTGTCGGTCTGGAGGGTGTGGTCGCGCACTGGATCGCCGAACCGGGCACGTCCGAGGCGGTGGGGCTGTTCGCGACGGCGGGCGGGGCCGCGCCCGCCGCCCGGGTCCGTCGCGCCGACCCGCGCACCGACCCGGCGGTACGCGACATCGTCGACCTGTGCGGGCGGCAGCCGCGCACCGTCCGCGCGCTCGGTTATCGCACGGCCCAGCACGGCTGGCGGCACTCCGACGTGTTGGACGCGCTGCGCCGTGCGGTGCAGACGCCACCGCACCAGCGGCTCGCCGTCTCACCGGCGGCCCGCCTGGTCACCGAACGCGACATCGCGTACCGGGCGCTACCCCGCCAGGCTCGACGGCTGTACCGGCTGATGTCGCTGGTCCCCGCCCCGGTGGACCGGCCCACCATCGCCGCGCTGGCCGGGCGGCACCCCGAGCTGGTGACCGCTCTGCTCGACCGGTTGGCCGCCGCGGCGTTCGTGGTCGGCGCGCCCGGCGACCGGTACGAGATCCGTCCCCTGCTGGCCGGCAGCGCCCGGCTGCACCTGCGGGACGCGGATCCGGCCCGGGCCCGGGTCGCCGCGCAGGCCCGGCTGACCCGGCACCTGGCCCGCCGAGCCGAACGGCACGCGGCCAACCTGGCGGTGCTCGGCTCCCCACCGGACCGGGAGTGGTCCCTGCCGCTGGACGACGACCCGTACGGCTGGTTCGACCTGCACCAGGAGCTGCTGCTGGCGGTGGTGCGGGTGCCGGCCGGCGCGAAGGAGACCCTGCCCCGCCGGGTCCGCCGGTGGTGGTTCCGGCTGGCCGTGGCGCTGTGCGGGTGGCTGGCGTACGCCGAGCGGCTCGACGAGTGGGAGCAGGTCTGCCGCACCGTGCTGGCCACCCCGACCGCCGACGACCGCCCGGAGATCGCCGGGTGGGCGCACAACGAGCTGGGGGTGCTGCGCCGACGCCGGCACGACCCCCAGGGGGCGGCCGCCGCTCTCACCCTCGCGGTCAACGAGCGGGGGCGGCGGGGCAACGCCCAGGCGCGGATGAACCTCGGCCTGGCCCTGCTCGACCTGGGGCAGCTCGACGACGCGGTGGAGCACCTGGAGATGTCCCGCCGGCACCGCTCCGGCGCCGACCGTGCCGGCCACGCCCTCACCGAGCTGGGCCTGGGCGCGGCCCAGCTGGCCCGGGGAGAACCGGACACCGCGCACCACCACCTGGTGCGGGCGGCCAACACGTTCCGGTCGGTAGGCGACGCGCGCGGGTACGCTGCGGCGCTGACCAACCTGGTGCTGGTGCACGCGGCGCTCGGCGAGCACCTGGACGCCGCCCAGGCGTGGCGCGCCGCGCTCCGCGAGTACGAGTCGGTCAACGATCCGACCAGCCGGGCGACGGCACTGCTCAACGCCGGGGCGACTCTGCTGAGCAGCACCCCGGGGCAGGCACGGACGGCGTACGAGCTGCTGGCCGAGAGCCGCCGGCTGCGCGAGGAGACGCGGCCGACCGCCGGGCTGGCCCGCACCCTGCTCTACCTGGGTGACGCCTGCGCCGCGCTGGGCGACCGGGCCGACGCGCGGCGGCACTGGGCGGACGCGGCGGCGGTGGCCGAGGAGGTCGCCGACGCCCAGGGGTTGGCCGCCGCCGACGGCCGACTGGAGGACGACGCCGACAGCCGCGTGACGTAG
- a CDS encoding preprotein translocase YidC gives MGYRNRQGEQPGDPQHSEDEAGQAKLVQVEADTEVPAPADTDVQPDIVTEPDNSGVAGGSSGSSGGGSTMPGHPDATR, from the coding sequence GTGGGCTACCGAAATCGCCAAGGTGAGCAGCCGGGCGACCCGCAGCACAGCGAGGACGAGGCCGGCCAGGCGAAACTGGTGCAGGTCGAGGCGGACACCGAGGTCCCCGCACCGGCGGACACCGACGTCCAGCCGGACATCGTGACCGAGCCCGACAACTCGGGCGTCGCCGGTGGCTCGTCCGGCAGCAGCGGCGGCGGGTCGACCATGCCGGGGCACCCCGACGCGACCCGCTGA
- a CDS encoding pentapeptide repeat-containing protein, translating to MSHRTAPPSGAAQLRADCGRCFGLCCVVPAFAASTDFAIDKPAGSPCPNLRPDHRCGIHTELRQRGFPGCTVFDCFGAGQQVAQVTFGGRDWRDAPETLPAMAEAFAVLRPLHELLWYLTEAVALRPPADLRGELERARAETLTLTEGDPAQLRAVDVAGHRDRVNPLLSRASDAARAPGSADRRGAHLLGVDLRRVDLRRANLRGALLIGADLRGADLGLADVTGADLRGADLRGADLRRTLFLHQTQLDAARGDVRTGLPQTLTRPTHWTALPLTPVRQPARSSAPARRGRRR from the coding sequence GTGTCGCACCGCACCGCACCGCCGTCCGGGGCGGCGCAGCTGCGCGCCGACTGCGGACGCTGCTTCGGCCTGTGTTGCGTGGTGCCCGCCTTCGCCGCGTCGACGGACTTCGCCATCGACAAGCCGGCCGGCTCGCCCTGCCCGAACCTGCGCCCCGACCACCGCTGCGGCATCCACACCGAGCTGCGGCAACGCGGGTTTCCCGGCTGCACGGTGTTCGACTGCTTCGGCGCCGGGCAGCAGGTCGCCCAGGTGACCTTCGGCGGACGGGACTGGCGGGACGCACCGGAGACGTTGCCGGCGATGGCGGAGGCGTTCGCGGTGCTGCGACCGCTGCACGAACTGCTCTGGTACCTCACCGAGGCGGTGGCGCTGCGCCCGCCGGCCGACCTGCGCGGCGAACTGGAACGCGCCCGCGCCGAGACGCTGACGCTCACCGAGGGTGACCCGGCGCAGCTTCGCGCGGTGGACGTCGCCGGCCACCGGGACCGGGTCAACCCGCTGCTGTCCCGGGCCAGCGACGCGGCCCGCGCTCCCGGCAGCGCCGACCGTCGGGGCGCGCACCTGCTCGGGGTGGACCTGCGCCGCGTCGACCTCCGCCGGGCCAACCTGCGCGGGGCGCTGCTCATCGGCGCCGACCTGCGCGGAGCGGACCTCGGCCTGGCCGACGTCACCGGCGCGGACCTGCGCGGGGCCGACCTGCGGGGCGCGGACCTCCGCCGCACTCTCTTCCTGCACCAGACCCAACTGGACGCCGCCCGGGGTGACGTACGCACCGGGCTGCCGCAGACGCTCACCCGGCCGACGCACTGGACGGCGCTGCCGCTCACCCCGGTCCGCCAGCCGGCCCGATCCTCCGCACCCGCCCGCCGGGGCCGACGCCGCTGA
- a CDS encoding LysE family translocator, translated as MTIPFLITTLIVVVTPGTGVIFTLSAGLSRGARAGVLAAFACTLGTLPHLLAAMTGLAALMQTSAAAFETVRYLGVGYLLYLAWSMARDRDAFAVTTDAPPRSAIRVIVSGVLVNLLNPKPTMFFVAFLPQFVDTTAPGSTRAMLGCGAVFMLLTFVVFSGYGVFAARVRDRVLTRPRVTDWLRRSAAGTFVALGVTLALTER; from the coding sequence GTGACCATCCCGTTCCTGATCACCACGCTGATCGTGGTGGTCACCCCCGGCACCGGGGTGATCTTCACGCTCTCCGCCGGCCTGTCGCGGGGTGCGCGGGCCGGAGTGCTGGCCGCGTTCGCCTGCACGCTGGGGACGTTGCCGCACCTGCTGGCCGCGATGACCGGGCTGGCCGCGCTGATGCAGACCAGCGCCGCGGCGTTCGAGACCGTCCGCTACCTCGGCGTCGGCTACCTGCTCTACCTGGCCTGGTCCATGGCGAGGGACCGCGACGCCTTCGCGGTGACGACCGACGCCCCGCCCCGATCGGCGATCCGGGTGATCGTCTCCGGGGTGCTCGTCAACCTGCTCAACCCGAAACCGACGATGTTCTTCGTCGCGTTCCTGCCACAGTTCGTGGACACCACGGCACCGGGCTCGACCCGGGCGATGCTCGGCTGCGGCGCGGTGTTCATGCTGCTCACCTTCGTGGTGTTCAGCGGCTACGGCGTCTTCGCGGCCCGGGTACGCGACCGGGTGCTGACCCGACCCCGGGTCACCGACTGGCTGCGCCGATCCGCCGCCGGCACATTCGTCGCGCTCGGCGTGACCCTCGCCCTCACCGAACGATAG
- a CDS encoding B3/B4 domain-containing protein → MHFEHSPQLRDAYPDLVAGVVQVAGITATADVTGRTADHLADARRRLAGGAESGFPEIQAWRRAYAAMGLRPTRYRCAAEALLRRLRLDGELPRVHPLVDLCNAISAAYAIPVAVLDLDRVDGDLVVRPAHGDEAYLSFTGDTEHPEPGEVTFVDSAGRAHARRWTNRQSGWSAVRSGTSSVLIVAEALHPGGEPAVTRLVADLVTELTDGWAAPTAAAVLTAAAPRFRTPTAGGQAVSPGTR, encoded by the coding sequence GTGCACTTCGAACACTCTCCGCAGCTTCGCGACGCGTACCCCGACCTGGTCGCCGGCGTGGTGCAGGTCGCCGGGATCACCGCCACCGCCGACGTGACAGGACGGACGGCCGATCATCTCGCCGACGCGCGACGGCGGTTGGCCGGCGGCGCCGAGAGCGGGTTCCCGGAGATCCAGGCGTGGCGGCGGGCGTACGCGGCGATGGGGCTGCGGCCCACCAGGTACCGGTGCGCCGCCGAGGCCCTGCTGCGTCGGCTGCGCCTGGACGGCGAGCTGCCCCGGGTGCACCCGCTCGTCGATCTCTGCAACGCCATCTCGGCCGCGTACGCCATCCCGGTCGCGGTGCTCGACCTGGACCGGGTCGACGGCGACCTGGTGGTCCGGCCGGCACACGGCGACGAGGCGTACCTGAGTTTCACGGGCGACACCGAACATCCCGAGCCGGGCGAGGTGACCTTCGTCGACTCCGCCGGGCGGGCACACGCCCGACGGTGGACGAACCGGCAGAGCGGCTGGTCGGCCGTGCGGTCGGGCACCTCGTCGGTGCTGATCGTCGCCGAGGCGCTGCACCCGGGTGGCGAGCCGGCCGTGACCCGGCTGGTCGCCGACCTCGTCACGGAGCTGACCGACGGATGGGCCGCCCCGACGGCCGCCGCGGTGCTCACCGCCGCCGCGCCCCGTTTCCGCACCCCGACGGCAGGTGGTCAGGCGGTGTCGCCGGGCACCAGATGA